A single genomic interval of Patescibacteria group bacterium harbors:
- a CDS encoding SIMPL domain-containing protein (The SIMPL domain is named for its presence in mouse protein SIMPL (signalling molecule that associates with mouse pelle-like kinase). Bacterial member BP26, from Brucella, was shown to assemble into a channel-like structure, while YggE from E. coli has been associated with resistance to oxidative stress.), translating to METTTNVKFIPQPPKFAIILCGVLALFWVVLSVDKIVDIKNGLEVNTITVSGEGKVISIPDVASISFSVISDKMTAKEAMSDNSQKMNAVIKSIKDLGVASKDLKTTGYNLAPLYDWPRGQRIFKGYELTSTLSVKIRDFDKISDIIDGAIMQGANQAGDIQFVVDKPEILQAEARDKAIQQAKDKAAAIAKASGFKLGKVVSFSESGTDRYYPQPMYAEKSLGAGDSAMISAPAIESGSQEIQTTVSLVFRIR from the coding sequence ATGGAAACAACAACAAATGTAAAATTTATTCCTCAGCCGCCTAAATTCGCCATTATATTGTGTGGCGTTTTAGCTCTTTTTTGGGTCGTTTTGTCAGTCGATAAAATTGTGGATATTAAAAATGGGTTAGAGGTAAATACTATTACTGTCAGCGGTGAAGGAAAGGTCATTAGTATTCCTGATGTAGCTTCTATTAGTTTTTCAGTCATTTCCGATAAAATGACTGCCAAAGAAGCAATGAGCGACAATTCGCAAAAAATGAACGCGGTTATCAAATCTATTAAAGATTTAGGCGTTGCAAGTAAAGATTTAAAAACAACAGGCTATAATTTGGCTCCGCTTTATGATTGGCCAAGAGGTCAAAGAATTTTTAAAGGTTATGAATTGACTTCTACCTTATCTGTTAAAATCAGAGATTTTGATAAAATCAGCGATATTATTGATGGCGCGATTATGCAAGGAGCAAATCAGGCCGGCGATATCCAATTTGTAGTTGATAAACCTGAGATATTGCAAGCCGAAGCGAGAGACAAGGCTATTCAACAAGCCAAGGACAAGGCCGCGGCAATCGCCAAGGCATCCGGTTTTAAGCTCGGCAAAGTTGTTTCTTTTTCAGAATCAGGCACAGACAGATATTATCCGCAACCAATGTATGCGGAAAAAAGTTTAGGCGCAGGGGATTCTGCTATGATTTCAGCTCCGGCTATTGAAAGCGGCAGTCAAGAAATTCAAACCACAGTTTCTTTGGTTTTCAGAATCAGATAA
- a CDS encoding MFS transporter: MFKKNEIKLLFPFYAHSLIFNLSKVIMPFYVLYFLHIGFNFFQIALISSIRSVVTLIFEIPTGVIADKYGRKNSVILGYLLTAISLALIPVWDKFYIVAIIFAFDALFETLVSGADRAWAVDLMENTDKSLVDKYFLKTRMFRNIGMVAAPLIGGYIVATSNMRNLWFVFAAGIFVSTLILFFGKEIRKHEQDKPIAQKKFCNIFQDSKTAIKTALSHKIIILLFSGIFVFFFVDEITSLIWTPHLEKIGLSLPMIGYLFSIIAGLGIILPLVAEFFLKKKSKLFILFFLALGYAILLFAAAKTSLILFTVILFTLFSSIDEIFLPLEEALTNEFVKSENRAAILSIKSMFESLASIIGAPVAGFMLGFITARQGFLLAGFLILALPLIYFSVRYKRKKLEIKMG, from the coding sequence ATGTTTAAGAAAAATGAAATAAAATTACTTTTTCCGTTTTACGCCCATTCTCTGATTTTCAATTTATCTAAAGTCATAATGCCGTTTTATGTCTTGTATTTTTTGCATATCGGATTTAATTTTTTCCAAATCGCGTTAATAAGCAGTATCCGAAGCGTTGTTACGCTTATTTTTGAAATACCAACCGGAGTTATAGCCGACAAGTATGGACGAAAAAATAGCGTAATCCTGGGATATTTGTTAACCGCTATTTCTTTAGCGCTTATCCCTGTTTGGGATAAATTTTATATTGTGGCGATAATTTTTGCTTTTGACGCGCTCTTTGAAACACTTGTTAGTGGCGCTGATCGCGCTTGGGCAGTGGATCTCATGGAAAACACGGACAAGTCATTGGTTGATAAATATTTTTTAAAAACCAGAATGTTCAGAAATATCGGGATGGTCGCAGCTCCGTTAATTGGCGGCTATATCGTCGCGACCTCAAATATGAGAAATCTTTGGTTCGTTTTTGCCGCCGGAATTTTTGTTTCAACCTTAATTCTCTTTTTTGGAAAAGAAATAAGAAAACATGAGCAAGATAAACCAATTGCGCAAAAAAAATTCTGTAATATTTTTCAAGATTCAAAAACAGCCATAAAAACCGCCCTAAGCCACAAAATCATCATCTTGTTATTTTCAGGAATATTTGTTTTCTTTTTTGTTGATGAAATCACCTCTTTAATTTGGACGCCTCATCTTGAAAAAATAGGTTTAAGCCTTCCAATGATCGGCTATCTTTTTTCAATAATCGCGGGACTTGGAATAATTTTGCCTCTTGTCGCGGAATTTTTTCTTAAGAAAAAAAGTAAATTATTTATTTTATTTTTCTTGGCGCTCGGCTATGCAATTTTATTATTCGCGGCCGCAAAAACAAGTTTAATATTATTTACCGTTATATTATTCACTTTATTCAGTTCAATAGACGAAATATTTTTACCACTTGAAGAAGCCCTGACGAACGAATTTGTTAAAAGCGAAAATCGAGCTGCGATTTTATCAATCAAATCAATGTTTGAATCTCTTGCGTCAATAATCGGCGCGCCTGTTGCCGGTTTTATGCTTGGTTTTATAACGGCAAGGCAAGGTTTTCTGCTTGCCGGATTTTTAATTTTAGCCCTACCGTTAATTTATTTTTCGGTAAGATATAAAAGAAAAAAATTAGAAATAAAAATGGGGTAG
- the rpsI gene encoding 30S ribosomal protein S9, which yields MWSTGKRKTAIARIQLFKNGNGEITVNNKTFKDYFPYFELQNIVLSPLCLTNQEKSFNFRIMIKGGGFKSQAEAVRLGISQALVELDPECRKALKTVKFLTRDSRVKERKKPGLKRARRAPQWNKR from the coding sequence ATTTGGTCAACCGGAAAACGCAAAACAGCTATTGCCAGAATACAGCTTTTCAAAAATGGTAATGGAGAAATAACCGTTAATAACAAAACATTTAAAGATTATTTCCCATATTTTGAATTGCAAAATATAGTTTTGTCTCCGCTCTGTCTAACGAATCAGGAAAAAAGTTTTAATTTCAGAATAATGATCAAAGGAGGCGGATTCAAGAGTCAAGCCGAAGCGGTCAGACTCGGAATTTCTCAGGCCTTGGTTGAATTGGACCCTGAATGCCGTAAAGCTTTAAAAACAGTTAAATTTTTAACTCGCGATTCCAGAGTAAAAGAAAGAAAGAAACCTGGTTTGAAAAGAGCTCGTCGCGCTCCACAATGGAACAAGAGATAG
- a CDS encoding glycosyltransferase yields the protein MDKKSLEIVMFNMSSFSEWEGGIVNRNYHIFNKLSQDEKVKRIIAVDFLPFTFRRALRNYLENILKTTNYKSNADIKVTNIYRDFTTKCVKIVGLAPAEIYVFSTIDSIFTRPNFLKKNLGGFSSHQIVLKKLNKILIKINKNQPEKTKRVIWSYFPMFVDYFSAQGRSASGGNGIPADLTVFDAVDNWIEHPSFARYKKLLEKNYKIISQKSDLIFTVAENLVEFFKNLGRNKDVYWIANGVEPKHFAKEQSVLKNDPILMISRPIIGYVGTIQNRVDFNLLEYLAQQNPDKSFVLIGPLWPVFLRKLRRPTTEIKKLKKYKNIHLLGRRPYDLTPAYIKFFDVAINPHKLDEFIKYTDSLKVLEYLACGMPVVTTPPSGVEKFSHLLYIAADYQDFNKNIETALAENQPELKEKRLIRIKEEDWDNKLLEMMNILKTKI from the coding sequence ATGGATAAAAAATCATTGGAAATTGTAATGTTCAATATGTCGAGCTTTTCAGAATGGGAAGGCGGCATTGTGAATCGCAATTATCATATTTTCAATAAATTATCGCAAGATGAAAAAGTAAAACGGATAATTGCCGTTGATTTTTTGCCTTTTACTTTCAGAAGAGCTTTGAGAAATTATTTGGAAAATATTTTGAAAACCACAAATTACAAATCTAATGCAGACATAAAAGTTACAAATATTTATCGGGATTTTACCACTAAATGCGTGAAAATTGTTGGATTGGCGCCGGCTGAAATTTATGTTTTTTCAACCATTGATTCAATATTTACCCGCCCAAATTTTTTGAAGAAAAATTTAGGCGGTTTTTCTTCTCATCAAATAGTTTTAAAAAAATTAAACAAGATATTGATTAAAATCAACAAGAATCAGCCGGAAAAAACCAAGAGAGTTATTTGGTCATATTTTCCGATGTTTGTTGACTATTTCTCGGCCCAAGGCCGATCCGCCTCGGGCGGAAATGGCATACCCGCTGATTTGACGGTTTTCGACGCAGTGGACAATTGGATTGAACATCCTTCTTTCGCGCGCTATAAAAAATTATTAGAGAAAAATTATAAAATAATTTCCCAAAAAAGCGATTTAATTTTCACCGTAGCGGAAAATTTGGTGGAATTTTTTAAAAATTTAGGCAGGAACAAAGATGTCTATTGGATCGCCAACGGCGTTGAACCCAAGCATTTTGCCAAGGAACAGTCTGTGCTTAAAAATGATCCCATTTTAATGATTTCTCGTCCGATTATCGGTTATGTCGGGACAATTCAAAACAGGGTTGATTTTAATCTTTTGGAATATTTGGCTCAGCAAAATCCTGATAAATCTTTTGTCTTGATTGGTCCGCTTTGGCCGGTCTTTTTGAGAAAATTGCGCCGACCGACTACGGAAATAAAAAAATTGAAAAAATACAAAAATATTCATTTATTGGGCCGCCGACCATATGATTTGACACCGGCTTATATTAAATTTTTTGACGTGGCGATTAATCCTCATAAACTCGATGAATTTATAAAATACACAGATTCTTTAAAGGTTTTGGAATATTTGGCTTGCGGTATGCCAGTGGTAACTACGCCGCCCTCGGGCGTGGAAAAATTTTCTCACCTTCTTTATATTGCCGCAGATTACCAAGATTTTAATAAAAATATTGAGACAGCTCTTGCCGAAAATCAGCCGGAATTAAAAGAGAAAAGATTAATAAGAATAAAAGAAGAGGATTGGGACAATAAACTTTTAGAAATGATGAATATTTTAAAAACTAAGATTTAA
- a CDS encoding DNA alkylation repair protein, with protein MTVKEIIAYFKKHSCLRDKEGMARFGINPQYALGVRIPVLRSLARKIGKNHKLAIDLWKTKIHEARIFATMIDEPQKLTEKQMEQWVRGFNSWDLCDQCCSNLFCRIPVAWKKAEKWADKKEEFVRRAGFALMAYLACHDKKAKNKDFEKFFPLIKKYSTDKRNFVRKAVNWALRQIGKRNLNLNKKAIIIAKEIKKINSPVAHWIAIDAIRELTDKKIQKRLLK; from the coding sequence ATGACTGTTAAAGAAATCATCGCTTATTTTAAAAAACATTCTTGCCTTCGCGATAAAGAGGGAATGGCGAGATTTGGCATTAATCCGCAATATGCTCTGGGAGTGAGAATTCCGGTTTTAAGAAGTTTGGCGAGAAAAATCGGTAAAAATCATAAACTGGCCATTGATTTGTGGAAAACCAAGATTCACGAAGCGAGAATCTTTGCCACCATGATTGACGAGCCGCAAAAATTAACCGAGAAACAAATGGAACAATGGGTGAGAGGATTTAATTCGTGGGATTTGTGCGACCAGTGCTGTTCCAATTTATTTTGCAGAATACCCGTTGCTTGGAAAAAAGCAGAAAAGTGGGCCGATAAAAAAGAAGAATTCGTGAGAAGAGCAGGGTTTGCTTTAATGGCGTATTTGGCCTGCCACGATAAAAAAGCCAAAAACAAAGATTTTGAAAAATTTTTTCCGCTTATCAAAAAATATTCCACTGATAAAAGAAATTTTGTCAGAAAAGCGGTTAATTGGGCGTTAAGGCAAATTGGAAAAAGAAATTTGAATTTGAATAAAAAGGCGATTATCATTGCCAAAGAAATTAAAAAAATAAATTCTCCTGTCGCGCATTGGATCGCGATTGACGCAATCAGGGAATTAACCGATAAAAAGATTCAAAAAAGATTATTGAAATAA
- a CDS encoding glycosyltransferase family 2 protein — MILSIIIVSWNVKKLLEKCLNSIFKNVDGLDYEVWVIDNNSADGSREYLKSLIGQNQNLKVIFNEQNIGFAKANNQALKEASGEFILLLNPDTEIIGDTLQKTIQFMQYNQECGILGSKIIGPDDKIQNSVRSFPTIISQAMIFLKLHRLFPGTKILKDYFQADFNYEKISEVDQVMGAFLMTKREVLEKVGLLDEKFWLWFEEVDFCKRVKEEGYKIIYYPNAAIFHYGAQSFRQMLSCPKQSTYNRSTIYYFKKHSHFVLYWPLLILNPISLFLACLVQIFSFRHESR; from the coding sequence ATGATACTTTCTATTATTATCGTCAGTTGGAATGTTAAAAAATTATTGGAGAAATGTTTGAATTCCATTTTTAAAAATGTTGACGGTTTGGATTATGAAGTTTGGGTGATTGATAATAATTCGGCAGACGGTTCAAGGGAATATTTAAAAAGCTTGATCGGTCAAAATCAAAACTTAAAAGTGATTTTCAATGAGCAAAATATCGGTTTTGCCAAAGCAAATAATCAAGCTCTCAAAGAAGCTAGTGGAGAATTTATTTTACTTTTAAATCCGGATACGGAAATTATCGGTGATACTTTGCAAAAAACGATTCAATTCATGCAATATAATCAGGAGTGCGGCATTTTGGGCAGTAAAATAATCGGTCCGGACGATAAAATACAAAATTCCGTCAGAAGTTTCCCGACAATTATTTCGCAGGCAATGATTTTTTTAAAACTTCATCGTCTTTTCCCCGGAACGAAAATTTTAAAAGATTATTTTCAAGCTGATTTCAATTACGAAAAAATAAGCGAAGTTGATCAGGTAATGGGTGCTTTTTTAATGACTAAAAGAGAAGTTTTGGAAAAAGTCGGTTTATTGGACGAAAAATTTTGGTTATGGTTTGAGGAAGTTGATTTTTGCAAAAGAGTGAAAGAGGAGGGTTATAAAATAATTTATTATCCCAATGCCGCGATATTCCATTACGGCGCGCAAAGTTTCCGCCAAATGTTGTCTTGTCCAAAGCAGAGCACTTATAATCGAAGCACTATTTATTATTTTAAAAAACATTCTCACTTTGTTTTATATTGGCCGCTTTTGATTTTAAATCCAATCAGCTTATTTTTAGCTTGTTTAGTTCAAATTTTTTCTTTTCGCCATGAAAGTCGTTAA